Proteins found in one Mucilaginibacter gracilis genomic segment:
- a CDS encoding ABC transporter ATP-binding protein has translation MKVLLSYLKNYRGIVFLALILAAVNQGFSLMDPYISGRIFDTVIGKHANLSYHDYVISALTLVGLAVGAAMVSRIAKNLQDYYTNIIVLKVGAKMYADGLQHSLKLPYQVFEDQRSGETLGILQKVRLDCEKFITSFISVLFVSIIGMVFVIVYSASVSYKVTLVYFAAIPIITFVSIVLSRKIKVIQRKIVGETTALAGSTTESLRNIELIKSLGLATQEIDRLNKTTYKILGLELEKVKFVRSMSFVQGTTVNFVRSSMIVVLLILIFHNDITTGQYLSFLFYSFFLFNPLQELGNVILSWREAEVSLGNFKHILSTPIDVKPENPVLVDRIRALTFDTVSFKHLSGTQNALTDINFKVANGETIAFVGPSGSGKTTLVKLLVGLYQPYEGEILYNDITSNSIDLDQLREKIGFVTQDTQLFSGTIRENLLFVRPGATDEECLDVLRKAACNTLMARANNGLDTVIGEGGVKVSGGEKQRLSIARALLRKPDIMVFDEATSSLDSITEEEITETIRSVSDLGGQITILIAHRLSTIMHADRIYVLERGNIIESGKHFDLIEQKGLYYAMWRQQIGEKKHSVI, from the coding sequence ATGAAAGTATTACTTAGCTATTTAAAAAATTACAGGGGCATAGTGTTTTTGGCCCTAATTCTTGCCGCTGTAAACCAGGGGTTTTCGTTAATGGACCCGTATATATCGGGCCGCATTTTTGATACCGTTATTGGCAAACACGCCAATCTATCATATCATGATTATGTTATTAGTGCCTTAACGCTTGTTGGCCTTGCAGTTGGTGCGGCAATGGTATCGCGTATAGCAAAAAACCTTCAGGATTATTATACCAATATTATTGTTTTAAAGGTAGGTGCAAAAATGTATGCCGATGGTTTACAGCACTCGCTTAAATTACCGTACCAGGTTTTTGAAGATCAGCGCAGCGGCGAAACCCTGGGCATCTTACAAAAGGTAAGGTTAGATTGCGAAAAGTTTATTACCTCCTTTATCAGCGTGCTTTTTGTAAGCATCATTGGTATGGTTTTCGTAATTGTTTACTCGGCAAGTGTAAGTTACAAGGTAACACTGGTTTACTTTGCTGCCATACCAATCATCACTTTTGTGAGCATAGTTTTGAGCCGTAAAATTAAAGTTATCCAACGTAAAATTGTTGGCGAAACAACGGCACTGGCAGGCTCAACTACCGAATCGTTACGTAACATTGAGCTGATAAAAAGCCTTGGCCTTGCCACGCAGGAGATTGACCGCCTAAATAAAACCACTTACAAAATTTTGGGCCTTGAGTTAGAGAAGGTAAAATTTGTACGCAGCATGAGCTTCGTACAGGGCACAACCGTAAATTTTGTGCGCAGCTCCATGATTGTTGTATTGCTGATACTGATATTCCATAACGATATTACCACCGGGCAATATTTAAGCTTTTTGTTTTATTCGTTCTTTTTATTTAACCCTTTGCAGGAGTTAGGTAACGTAATACTGTCATGGCGCGAAGCCGAGGTATCATTAGGTAATTTTAAACACATCCTATCAACGCCTATTGATGTTAAACCCGAAAACCCTGTACTGGTTGATAGGATAAGAGCCTTAACTTTTGATACCGTAAGTTTTAAACACTTATCGGGCACGCAAAACGCGCTAACAGATATCAACTTCAAGGTAGCAAACGGCGAAACTATTGCCTTTGTTGGCCCATCGGGCTCGGGTAAAACTACTTTGGTTAAATTACTTGTGGGCCTGTATCAACCCTATGAAGGCGAAATTTTATATAACGATATTACCAGTAACAGTATAGATTTAGATCAGCTTCGCGAAAAGATAGGTTTTGTTACGCAGGATACGCAGTTATTTTCGGGCACCATACGCGAAAACCTTTTGTTTGTTCGCCCCGGAGCTACTGATGAAGAGTGTTTGGATGTGTTGCGTAAAGCAGCTTGTAATACTTTAATGGCACGTGCCAACAACGGCCTGGATACCGTGATTGGCGAAGGCGGTGTAAAAGTTTCGGGTGGCGAAAAACAACGTTTGTCTATTGCCCGCGCGTTGTTGCGCAAGCCGGATATTATGGTGTTTGATGAAGCTACGTCGTCGCTTGACTCGATCACCGAGGAAGAAATTACCGAAACTATACGTTCCGTATCGGATTTAGGCGGACAGATAACAATATTGATAGCTCACCGCTTATCAACTATTATGCACGCCGACAGGATTTACGTTTTGGAACGTGGTAACATAATAGAATCTGGCAAGCATTTTGATTTGATAGAGCAGAAAGGTTTATACTATGCCATGTGGCGCCAGCAAATTGGCGAAAAAAAACACAGTGTAATTTAA
- a CDS encoding PLDc N-terminal domain-containing protein, with amino-acid sequence MHFISEVISGAFGLVFFIAWVLLVLYALMSILRSSMNQNTKLLWIIIILIVPVLGSLLYIFWGRNQSFL; translated from the coding sequence ATGCATTTCATCAGTGAAGTAATAAGCGGCGCCTTCGGGCTGGTATTCTTTATCGCCTGGGTTTTACTGGTGCTTTACGCGCTGATGTCTATTTTGCGTAGTTCCATGAACCAAAATACCAAACTATTGTGGATCATTATCATCCTCATTGTACCGGTTTTGGGCTCGTTACTCTACATTTTTTGGGGCCGAAACCAAAGCTTCCTGTAA
- a CDS encoding MFS transporter → MEDGEQAVKKDPYAALRFTEFRWYLTMRFFLTLGYTMQAVIIGYHIYELTNNPLALAMIGLVEAIPSVGIALYGGYVADKSEKKGLLLKIFGVMWICSVVMLIVTLPGMHNYISYHLSLVIMYVMIFCIGLARGFYAPTGFSVMTHIIPRELYPNSSTWNSSTYQTAAVIGPMIGGLLYWKFHITTTFFVVILFISIALIAITRLSRQAAEYIPKESIMDSLKEGISFVWNSRMMLGALSLDLFSVLFGGVVAVLPIFAKDILHVGARGFGFMRSIDSIGAVLTMLVMTRYSPMGKPWRNLLIAVVGFGASIICFGLSTNFYLSLFFLFTLGAFDSISVLIRSTIMQVLTPDKMRGRVSAVNSMFIGSSNELGAAESGAAAKLLGAVPSVLVGGSITLLVVFATWLKTKKLVPMTLNQIHTPEPVEVKTEPLQEALVSAPKNVE, encoded by the coding sequence TTGGAAGACGGAGAACAGGCAGTAAAAAAAGATCCATACGCGGCATTACGCTTTACCGAATTTAGGTGGTATCTCACCATGCGTTTTTTTTTAACGTTGGGTTATACCATGCAGGCCGTTATTATCGGCTATCATATTTATGAGTTAACCAACAATCCGTTAGCATTAGCCATGATAGGTTTGGTTGAGGCCATACCATCAGTGGGTATCGCTTTATACGGCGGCTATGTTGCCGATAAATCCGAAAAAAAAGGGCTCCTGCTCAAAATATTTGGCGTAATGTGGATATGCTCGGTTGTAATGCTTATTGTAACCTTACCTGGTATGCATAACTACATTAGCTACCACCTTTCGCTGGTTATTATGTACGTGATGATATTTTGTATCGGCCTGGCACGTGGTTTTTATGCTCCAACCGGCTTTTCTGTAATGACGCATATCATCCCTCGCGAGCTTTATCCAAATTCATCAACCTGGAATAGTTCAACTTATCAAACTGCCGCAGTTATTGGCCCAATGATAGGTGGCTTGCTCTATTGGAAGTTTCATATCACAACAACATTTTTTGTAGTGATATTATTTATCAGCATAGCACTTATTGCCATTACAAGGTTAAGCCGCCAGGCAGCAGAGTACATCCCGAAAGAGAGTATAATGGATAGTTTAAAAGAAGGCATTAGCTTTGTTTGGAACAGCCGGATGATGCTAGGAGCCTTGAGCCTTGATCTGTTTTCGGTATTGTTTGGCGGCGTAGTAGCTGTATTGCCTATTTTTGCCAAGGATATTTTACATGTTGGTGCGCGTGGCTTTGGCTTTATGCGATCGATAGATTCGATAGGGGCCGTGTTAACCATGTTGGTGATGACACGCTATTCGCCAATGGGCAAGCCCTGGCGCAATTTGCTTATAGCCGTTGTGGGCTTTGGCGCTTCTATTATATGCTTCGGTTTGTCTACAAACTTCTACCTGTCGTTGTTCTTCCTGTTTACGTTAGGAGCCTTTGATAGCATTAGCGTTTTAATACGGTCAACCATTATGCAGGTGTTAACGCCCGATAAAATGCGCGGAAGAGTATCTGCGGTAAATTCTATGTTTATCGGCTCATCTAACGAGCTTGGAGCCGCCGAGTCTGGCGCGGCGGCTAAGTTACTTGGCGCAGTGCCATCGGTGCTTGTGGGCGGTTCTATTACTTTGCTGGTTGTTTTTGCCACCTGGCTTAAAACCAAAAAACTGGTACCCATGACGCTCAACCAAATTCATACCCCCGAACCGGTTGAGGTTAAAACCGAACCTTTACAGGAAGCTTTGGTTTCGGCCCCAAAAAATGTAGAGTAA
- a CDS encoding M20/M25/M40 family metallo-hydrolase, giving the protein MKFKLTLFSLLSISIATASAQSTDSLMLRKIYDEELVNGQCYQNLHYLCKNIGQRLSGSANAQKAVDWSKKLMESYGFDRVFLQEAMVTHWVRGEKEVGKIIDGEKQIPVAIAALGGSVATPAGGLSASVIEVHSLGELKDLGEAAIKGKIVFFNRPFDPRFIETGSAYGTAGDQRFAGAAAAAKFGAVGVIVRSLTESIDNYPHTGTTRYDADGVKIPAAAISTMAANQLSNMLRLKKLPVIKFYFKQSCQLLPDVLSYNVVGEIKGSENPNKYIIVGGHLDSWDLAEGAHDDGTGVMQSVEVLRILNATGYKPKNTIRAVFFMDEESGGKGGAKYAELAKANNEEHIAAIETDEGGFTPRGFSFVDASPAFLKGINKNWSTLLAPYESDRLVAGGGGSDIEHLKATRPGIVLIGFRPDSQRYFDIHHTPNDVFENVNKRELELGAASMASLIYLIDQHGLNF; this is encoded by the coding sequence ATGAAGTTTAAACTTACTCTTTTTTCACTCTTATCTATTTCTATAGCCACGGCATCGGCACAATCAACAGATTCGTTAATGCTCCGTAAAATATACGACGAAGAATTGGTAAACGGCCAATGCTATCAAAACCTGCATTATTTGTGTAAAAACATTGGCCAGCGTTTAAGCGGATCGGCAAATGCGCAAAAGGCGGTGGACTGGAGTAAAAAGCTAATGGAAAGCTACGGCTTTGACCGTGTTTTTTTACAAGAGGCAATGGTAACCCATTGGGTTAGGGGAGAAAAAGAAGTTGGCAAAATTATAGATGGCGAAAAGCAAATCCCGGTAGCTATTGCTGCTTTGGGTGGTTCGGTAGCTACACCAGCGGGTGGCCTGTCGGCCTCGGTTATTGAGGTACACAGTTTAGGCGAACTGAAGGATTTGGGCGAAGCTGCAATTAAAGGTAAAATTGTTTTTTTTAACCGCCCGTTCGATCCCCGCTTTATAGAAACCGGTAGCGCCTACGGTACCGCTGGCGATCAGCGTTTTGCGGGTGCCGCCGCCGCTGCAAAATTTGGCGCGGTTGGTGTAATTGTGCGTTCGCTTACCGAAAGTATTGATAATTACCCGCATACAGGCACAACGCGTTACGACGCAGATGGCGTTAAAATACCCGCTGCCGCAATATCAACCATGGCGGCCAATCAGTTGAGCAATATGCTGAGGTTAAAAAAACTGCCTGTTATAAAGTTTTATTTTAAACAAAGTTGCCAATTGTTGCCCGATGTGCTATCATACAATGTTGTTGGCGAAATTAAGGGCAGCGAAAATCCAAATAAATACATCATCGTTGGCGGGCATCTGGATTCGTGGGATTTGGCCGAAGGGGCTCATGACGATGGCACCGGCGTAATGCAATCTGTTGAAGTATTGCGTATATTGAACGCTACGGGCTATAAGCCTAAGAATACCATACGTGCCGTTTTTTTTATGGACGAAGAAAGTGGCGGCAAAGGCGGTGCTAAATATGCCGAGTTAGCTAAAGCAAATAACGAAGAACATATTGCCGCAATAGAAACCGATGAAGGTGGTTTTACACCCCGCGGCTTTAGTTTTGTTGATGCCTCGCCGGCATTTTTAAAGGGCATTAATAAAAATTGGAGTACGCTATTGGCACCTTACGAAAGCGACAGACTGGTTGCTGGCGGCGGCGGCAGCGATATTGAACATTTAAAGGCTACCCGCCCTGGCATAGTGCTCATCGGTTTCCGGCCCGATTCGCAACGGTATTTTGATATTCACCATACACCAAACGATGTTTTTGAAAACGTGAACAAGCGCGAACTGGAGCTTGGTGCTGCCTCAATGGCCTCGCTTATTTACCTGATAGATCAGCACGGGTTAAATTTTTAA
- the recG gene encoding ATP-dependent DNA helicase RecG, which produces MNQQIFQTPIEYLRGVGASRADVLRKELGISNFADLLRHFPYKYIDRTRFYKIKELNPDLPHVQLIVRLKSKEVLGEKHTKRLVAQIYDDTGTMELAWFQGMRWVEKLLIPGKAYIIFGKPGSFNGKTQMAHPEIEPYSADALKQKGNLKLQPVYNSTEKLKAYSLDSKGLQKLIAILLEQSLNDITETIPNQILQKFKLVDRREAYANIHFPADADVLTAAVNRLKFEELFFIQFKMLKSKLQRTQKFKGNIFGTVGNYFNQFYKTKLPFALTNAQKRVLKEIRLDTQRGVQMNRLLQGDVGSGKTVVALMSMLLAIDNGFQTCIMAPTEILANQHYQSIEQLIDNEFLEVALLTGSTTAKKRRILHEKLENGDLKILIGTHALIEDKVKFKNLGFVVIDEQHRFGVEQRAKLWRKNIIPPHVLVMTATPIPRTLAMTLYGDLDVSVIDELPAGRKPIETMHFHEGSRLRMFGFMKQEIAKGRQIYVVYPLIKESEKLDLKNLTDGIETMSREFPLPQFRISIVHGKLSAADKDAEMQRFVKGETQIMVATTVIEVGVNVPNASVMIIENAERFGLSQLHQLRGRVGRGAEQSYCILMSGHKLSNDGKIRLETMVKTNNGFEISEIDLQLRGPGNIEGTQQSGVLDLKLANLATDQQLLLLARKCVEEIFEHDPQLQLPENQILNQASHTHNGGLSWDKIS; this is translated from the coding sequence ATGAATCAGCAAATATTCCAAACCCCTATAGAATATCTGCGCGGCGTGGGTGCTTCGCGTGCGGATGTTTTACGGAAAGAGCTTGGCATATCAAACTTTGCCGATTTACTGCGTCATTTTCCTTATAAATATATCGACCGCACCCGGTTTTATAAAATTAAAGAGCTTAACCCCGATTTGCCGCATGTGCAGCTTATAGTGCGGCTAAAAAGCAAAGAGGTTTTGGGCGAAAAACATACCAAACGCCTTGTAGCACAGATTTATGATGATACGGGCACAATGGAGCTTGCCTGGTTCCAGGGAATGCGCTGGGTAGAAAAATTGCTCATCCCCGGCAAGGCATACATTATTTTTGGTAAGCCCGGCTCGTTTAACGGCAAAACGCAAATGGCGCATCCCGAAATTGAGCCATACTCTGCCGACGCTTTAAAGCAAAAGGGTAATTTAAAACTACAACCGGTATATAACTCAACCGAAAAGCTAAAGGCTTATTCGCTGGATAGCAAGGGACTGCAAAAGCTAATTGCCATATTATTAGAGCAGAGCCTTAACGATATTACCGAAACTATACCCAACCAAATTTTACAAAAGTTTAAGCTGGTTGATAGGAGGGAAGCCTATGCCAACATTCATTTCCCGGCCGATGCCGATGTATTAACCGCTGCTGTTAACAGGTTAAAATTTGAGGAACTGTTTTTTATACAGTTTAAAATGCTCAAAAGCAAGTTGCAGCGTACGCAAAAATTTAAAGGCAATATTTTTGGAACCGTAGGCAATTACTTTAACCAATTTTATAAAACCAAATTACCCTTTGCGCTAACCAATGCGCAAAAGCGGGTGCTGAAAGAAATAAGGCTAGATACCCAGCGCGGCGTACAAATGAACCGCTTGCTACAGGGCGATGTGGGCAGCGGTAAAACTGTAGTGGCTTTAATGAGTATGCTACTGGCTATTGATAATGGTTTTCAAACCTGCATTATGGCCCCTACCGAAATATTAGCCAACCAGCACTATCAATCTATTGAGCAGTTAATTGATAATGAGTTTTTAGAGGTTGCATTGCTAACAGGCTCCACCACAGCAAAAAAACGCCGCATATTGCACGAGAAGCTGGAGAACGGCGATTTGAAGATACTTATTGGCACCCATGCTTTAATTGAAGATAAGGTAAAGTTTAAAAACCTGGGCTTTGTGGTAATTGATGAGCAGCACCGTTTTGGTGTTGAACAACGCGCCAAACTTTGGCGGAAAAACATCATTCCGCCGCATGTGCTGGTAATGACGGCCACACCTATACCGCGCACCCTTGCCATGACTTTGTATGGCGATTTAGATGTTTCTGTGATTGACGAACTCCCCGCCGGGCGGAAACCTATCGAAACCATGCACTTTCACGAGGGCAGCCGGTTGCGCATGTTTGGTTTTATGAAGCAGGAAATAGCCAAGGGCAGGCAAATTTATGTGGTATATCCGTTGATAAAAGAGAGCGAAAAACTCGACCTCAAAAACCTTACAGACGGTATAGAAACCATGAGCCGCGAGTTTCCGTTACCTCAGTTCCGCATCAGCATAGTACATGGTAAGCTGAGTGCCGCAGATAAAGATGCCGAAATGCAACGTTTTGTAAAAGGCGAAACTCAAATTATGGTTGCCACCACCGTAATTGAGGTTGGTGTTAATGTGCCCAATGCTTCGGTGATGATTATTGAGAATGCCGAGCGTTTCGGCCTATCGCAACTGCACCAGTTACGTGGCCGTGTTGGCCGGGGTGCCGAGCAATCGTATTGTATATTAATGAGCGGCCACAAGCTAAGTAACGATGGCAAAATACGCCTGGAAACAATGGTTAAAACCAACAATGGTTTCGAAATATCGGAGATAGACCTGCAACTGCGCGGCCCCGGCAATATTGAAGGCACGCAACAAAGTGGCGTTCTCGATCTTAAACTGGCTAACCTTGCCACCGACCAGCAATTACTGCTATTGGCCCGAAAATGCGTTGAAGAAATTTTTGAGCACGACCCGCAACTGCAACTACCCGAAAATCAAATACTCAATCAGGCATCTCACACTCATAATGGCGGTTTAAGTTGGGATAAAATATCTTAA
- a CDS encoding RidA family protein, giving the protein MKTIIKTDKAPAPIGPYNQAILAGNTLYVSGQVAINPVTNEVELNGIEAETHLVMNNIKAILEEAAFGFEDVVKTSIFLSDMGTFAQVNQVYGSYFTGNYPARETVQVSVLPKNVNVEISVIAYKA; this is encoded by the coding sequence ATGAAAACGATAATCAAAACAGATAAGGCACCTGCGCCAATAGGGCCGTACAACCAGGCGATATTAGCAGGCAATACACTTTATGTTTCGGGGCAGGTAGCCATAAACCCGGTAACTAACGAGGTTGAACTTAACGGTATAGAAGCCGAAACTCACCTGGTGATGAACAACATTAAAGCTATTTTAGAAGAGGCTGCGTTTGGTTTTGAGGATGTAGTTAAAACAAGTATCTTTTTGTCGGACATGGGCACCTTTGCACAGGTTAACCAAGTTTATGGCTCTTATTTTACAGGCAATTATCCCGCGCGCGAAACTGTGCAGGTATCGGTATTACCTAAAAATGTAAATGTCGAGATTTCGGTTATTGCATACAAAGCGTAG
- a CDS encoding DUF6728 family protein gives MYFFRKKDPNRPQNINLRIMHFINALAIIMFLLGIIWKIIDLYFIKK, from the coding sequence ATGTATTTTTTCAGAAAAAAAGATCCTAACCGCCCGCAAAACATTAATCTGCGCATTATGCATTTTATAAATGCGTTGGCTATCATTATGTTTTTGCTGGGCATCATCTGGAAGATAATAGACTTATACTTTATAAAAAAATGA
- a CDS encoding OmpA family protein: MNYSTLKKTVALSFVSLLAVGAASAQTTDSAKVAGATPKIFGGSHQYRTWSVGVNAGVTSPFVAIGGANSYKNFDLGFGYGVSLRDQLAHSFGLQLDVMGYGSNVKGNTNENPTPATGIGSFSTKINFTATISGVVNVATVDYLARKNAINFYVSAGAGMVNYTPKVYTTNDQSGTVVVNNGGQSYNQTIIPIGVGLKFRMSDRVALNLGYTGTFTDGDYFDATKAPVGTHKDKYSYAYGGLEFSLGSGSKPNLDWVNPVAIMYDELKDPTLRQEVEALKGRVTNVENAVNDLKKDSDGDGVADQFDKCPNTPAGTVVDGSGCPIKFPVIDTSKFVMKSDKPVGTAYSNIQFEFDSSVLRTSSYPILDATSADLRSSGKTVLINGYASSEGTAAHNMQLSKDRANSVKTYLVNSGVDAKHIKTKGLGETHPIADNSTEDGRVLNRRVEFKK, from the coding sequence ATGAATTATTCTACATTAAAGAAAACAGTTGCCTTGTCATTTGTCTCTTTGTTAGCTGTAGGTGCTGCAAGCGCCCAAACAACAGACAGTGCAAAGGTAGCTGGTGCTACTCCAAAGATATTTGGCGGTAGCCATCAGTACAGAACCTGGAGTGTTGGTGTTAATGCTGGTGTTACTTCGCCTTTTGTTGCTATTGGCGGAGCAAACAGTTACAAAAATTTCGACCTTGGTTTTGGCTACGGCGTTTCATTGAGAGATCAATTAGCTCACTCTTTCGGTTTACAACTGGATGTTATGGGTTACGGCTCAAACGTGAAAGGTAACACTAACGAAAACCCAACTCCTGCTACAGGCATTGGTTCGTTTTCAACAAAAATTAATTTTACTGCTACCATCAGCGGTGTAGTTAATGTTGCTACTGTTGATTATTTAGCACGTAAAAATGCTATTAACTTCTACGTATCGGCTGGTGCTGGTATGGTTAACTACACACCAAAAGTTTACACCACTAACGACCAATCTGGTACAGTAGTAGTAAACAATGGTGGTCAAAGCTACAACCAAACAATTATACCAATTGGTGTTGGCTTGAAATTTAGAATGAGCGACAGGGTTGCATTAAACTTAGGTTACACAGGTACATTTACCGACGGTGATTATTTTGATGCTACTAAAGCACCAGTTGGAACTCACAAAGACAAATATTCTTACGCATACGGTGGTCTTGAGTTCTCTTTAGGTTCAGGTTCTAAACCAAACCTTGATTGGGTTAACCCGGTTGCTATTATGTATGACGAATTGAAAGATCCAACTTTACGTCAGGAAGTTGAAGCTTTAAAAGGTCGTGTAACTAATGTTGAAAATGCAGTTAACGATTTGAAGAAAGATTCTGATGGTGACGGTGTTGCCGATCAATTTGACAAGTGCCCTAATACTCCTGCTGGTACAGTAGTTGACGGTTCTGGTTGCCCTATCAAATTCCCGGTTATCGACACTTCGAAATTTGTTATGAAATCTGATAAACCAGTTGGAACTGCTTACTCAAACATCCAATTTGAATTTGATAGCTCAGTATTAAGAACTTCATCTTACCCAATTTTAGATGCTACTTCTGCTGATCTGCGTTCATCTGGTAAAACTGTTTTGATTAACGGTTATGCTTCATCTGAAGGTACCGCTGCTCATAACATGCAATTATCTAAAGATCGTGCTAACTCAGTTAAAACTTACTTAGTTAACTCTGGTGTTGATGCAAAACACATCAAAACTAAAGGCTTAGGCGAAACTCACCCTATTGCTGATAACTCAACTGAAGACGGACGCGTATTAAACCGCCGTGTTGAATTCAAAAAATAA
- a CDS encoding aminopeptidase P family protein: MKYLPICFDLFTNNRKNFVSRLKTNSIAIFSSSDEFPRSGDQAFTFKQNADFFYLTGIDQEQCMLLLYPDCPNPLYKEVLFLRQTSEQIAVWEGHKYTIEEAQKASGITRIYWISEFTNILHSIVNYAENIYLNTNENDRYQHEVPYKDIRLIEQIRAKYPLHNYLRSAPILRSLRPVKADIEVELTQKACDITNDAFVRVLKFIKPGVTEYEIEAEIIHEFIRQRATGHAYNPIIASGPNAIVLHYNDNNQVCKDGDMILFDFGAEYANYNADMSRSVPVNGRFTKRQRDVYNAVLHVMREATKMIVAGAVWNEYHDEVGKVMTGELLKLGLLDRHDVEKQNPAMPAYKKYFMHGTSHHLGLDVHDFAGRYDRFSVGNILTCEPGIYIPAEGLGIRLENNILITPNGNRDLMAAIPIEADHIEEIMN, translated from the coding sequence ATGAAATATTTACCTATTTGTTTTGATTTATTTACAAATAATAGAAAAAATTTCGTTTCGCGACTAAAAACGAACTCTATTGCCATTTTTAGTTCGAGTGACGAATTTCCGAGAAGTGGCGATCAAGCCTTCACTTTTAAGCAAAATGCCGATTTTTTCTACTTAACAGGCATCGATCAGGAGCAATGTATGCTTTTATTGTATCCTGATTGTCCTAATCCGCTATACAAAGAAGTACTTTTTTTAAGACAGACGAGCGAACAAATTGCCGTTTGGGAAGGACATAAGTACACTATAGAGGAAGCGCAAAAGGCATCGGGCATAACCCGTATTTACTGGATAAGCGAGTTTACTAACATACTGCATAGTATAGTAAACTACGCCGAGAACATTTATTTAAATACAAACGAGAACGACCGATACCAGCACGAAGTACCTTATAAAGACATCAGGCTTATTGAGCAAATTCGGGCAAAGTATCCCTTGCACAACTACTTACGCTCGGCACCAATTTTACGCAGCCTTAGACCAGTAAAGGCCGACATCGAAGTTGAGCTTACCCAAAAGGCCTGCGATATTACCAATGATGCCTTTGTGCGTGTGCTAAAATTTATTAAACCGGGTGTTACCGAATACGAAATTGAAGCCGAAATCATCCACGAATTTATACGGCAGCGCGCTACCGGGCATGCTTACAATCCTATTATAGCATCCGGGCCAAATGCCATTGTGCTGCATTACAACGATAACAACCAGGTTTGTAAAGACGGCGACATGATATTATTTGACTTTGGAGCCGAATACGCCAACTACAATGCTGATATGAGCCGGTCTGTACCGGTTAACGGCCGCTTTACCAAACGCCAGCGCGATGTTTATAATGCTGTGCTGCATGTAATGAGGGAGGCAACCAAAATGATAGTAGCCGGAGCGGTATGGAACGAATACCATGATGAGGTGGGCAAAGTAATGACCGGCGAACTACTTAAACTTGGTTTGCTTGATAGACACGACGTTGAAAAACAAAACCCGGCAATGCCTGCTTATAAAAAGTATTTTATGCATGGCACATCTCACCACCTGGGTTTGGATGTTCACGACTTTGCCGGAAGATACGACCGCTTTAGCGTAGGCAATATCTTAACATGCGAGCCTGGCATTTATATCCCGGCGGAAGGATTGGGCATACGCCTTGAGAATAACATTTTAATTACGCCTAACGGCAACCGCGACCTGATGGCCGCTATACCTATTGAGGCAGATCATATTGAAGAGATTATGAATTAG